Proteins encoded within one genomic window of SAR202 cluster bacterium:
- a CDS encoding alpha/beta hydrolase encodes MPYLVSHDQVPLYYEDHGPRKNSAIFLIHGEPFNTKFWVKNIPEMSKQYRTVSIDVRGRGESGKTDDGQTLAEMARDFRFFLEQLNLQKVVAVGWSMGSAIIWDYIKQFGEDRIAGFVDVDQRPYRFTGLENLQARLEVIKSGRLAYHIKGVKEYFGPETMGDQETVNWMAYECMKTPTTIHRAAAIESFLNDYRPVLGTMKAPSLIMWAKYGGVDKECAELLHNGIKKSRLVFFEKSGHLLPWTEAEKFNREIMGLAKEVLG; translated from the coding sequence ATGCCGTACCTAGTAAGCCATGACCAGGTGCCGCTTTACTATGAGGACCACGGCCCGAGGAAGAACTCGGCCATATTTCTTATTCACGGGGAGCCGTTCAACACCAAGTTCTGGGTAAAGAACATACCGGAGATGTCGAAGCAGTACCGGACTGTGTCGATAGACGTGAGGGGGAGAGGGGAGTCGGGGAAGACGGACGACGGGCAGACGCTGGCGGAGATGGCGCGGGATTTTCGCTTTTTCTTGGAGCAATTGAATCTGCAGAAGGTGGTGGCGGTGGGATGGTCCATGGGAAGCGCGATTATTTGGGACTACATCAAGCAGTTCGGCGAGGACAGGATTGCGGGTTTTGTGGACGTGGACCAGAGGCCATATCGATTTACGGGGCTCGAGAACTTGCAGGCGCGGCTGGAGGTGATAAAGTCCGGGCGGCTGGCGTACCACATCAAGGGGGTGAAGGAGTATTTTGGGCCGGAGACAATGGGAGACCAGGAGACGGTGAACTGGATGGCCTACGAGTGCATGAAGACGCCGACGACGATACATCGCGCGGCGGCGATTGAGAGTTTTTTGAATGATTACAGGCCGGTGCTGGGGACGATGAAGGCGCCGTCGCTGATTATGTGGGCAAAGTATGGAGGGGTGGATAAGGAGTGCGCGGAGTTGCTGCATAACGGGATAAAGAAGTCGAGGCTGGTGTTTTTCGAGAAGAGCGGACATTTGCTGCCGTGGACGGAGGCGGAGAAGTTCAATCGGGAGATTATGGGGCTGGCGAAGGAGGTTTTGGGATAG